The sequence GCTGTCCCAGTACGTCGAGGAGACGTACGCCGCCGAGCTGCTGGCCCGGGGCGCGCAGGGCATCGGCTACCTGCTCAAGGACCGGGTGGGCCGGGTCGACCAGTTCCTCCAGGCGCTGGACCGGGTGGCGGGCGGCGGCACCGCGCTCGACCCCGAGGTGGTCAGCCAGCTCCTCACCCGCAAGGCGTCCGCGAAGCCCCTGCTGAGCCTCACCCCGCGCGAGCGGGAGGTGCTGGAACTGATGGCCCAGGGCAAGGCCAACGGCACGATCGCCGCCGAACTCGTCGTCACCGAACGGGCGGTGAGCAAGCACATCGGCTCCATCTTCGCCAAGCTCGGCCTCGAAGCGGACGACGGCTCGGTCCACCGCAGGGTCCTCGCGGTCCTCGCCTATCTGGAGGGCAACGGCCCGCGCTGACCGGGCGGACCGGGCAGGGGACGGCCACCGTCCTCACGCGGGCTGGAGCAGGTCCCAGCGATTGCCGTACAGGTCCTCGAAGACCGCGACCGAGCCGTAGACCTCGTGCCGGGGCTCCTCCAGGAAGCGGACCCCGGCCGCCAGCATGCGCGCGTGGTCGCCGGCGAAGTCCCCGGTGTGCAGGAAGAAGCCGACCCGCCCGCCGGTCTGTGCCCCGACACCGGCCGCCTGCCGCTCGTCCTTGGCCCTGGCCAGCAGCAGCCCCGTGCCCTCGGTGCCACGGGGCCGCACCACGACCCAGCGGGAGCCGTCGCCCCGGTCGGTGTCCTCCACCAGCTCGAAGCCGAGGGCGCCGGTGTAGAAGGCGAGCGCCTCGTCGTACTCGCGGACGACCAGGGTGACCAGGGCGATATGGGACATGGGATTCCTCACGGGAGGGGGAGGGGGAGGGGGAGAAGGGAGGGGAAGCGGGAGAGGGAGAGGGGGGAGCGCGGGGCCGCCGGGCCCGTGACGGGACACTATCCGGCATGGACCTCACCGGCCTCACCGCCCGCGCCCGCCGCCTCGCCCTCGCCGGGGACCGCCGCCTCCTCGGCAT comes from Streptomyces sp. Mut1 and encodes:
- a CDS encoding LuxR C-terminal-related transcriptional regulator, yielding MRIVIAEDNALLREGLILLLTSSGHEVVADAAAGPEVLPALLEHRPDAAVLDVRLPPTFRDEGLRAAIAAREEMPELPILVLSQYVEETYAAELLARGAQGIGYLLKDRVGRVDQFLQALDRVAGGGTALDPEVVSQLLTRKASAKPLLSLTPREREVLELMAQGKANGTIAAELVVTERAVSKHIGSIFAKLGLEADDGSVHRRVLAVLAYLEGNGPR
- a CDS encoding VOC family protein, with protein sequence MSHIALVTLVVREYDEALAFYTGALGFELVEDTDRGDGSRWVVVRPRGTEGTGLLLARAKDERQAAGVGAQTGGRVGFFLHTGDFAGDHARMLAAGVRFLEEPRHEVYGSVAVFEDLYGNRWDLLQPA